ctcagaatttggtctaaaaaagcttattttgaaaattataggaCAAATCCAATTAAAAAGTATCGAACACTTGCCAAAgtggttcaaatgtaaattcttcaattcatttgaaaaaatttgtaaggaGCAGATATGCCTTAACTCCGTAGAGAGGAAGTACAATAACCTCTCGTCGGAGGTTATATCGTTACCCCTCTTTCGAAGAAGTTTAACGTACTTCTCCTACATTTCTGGAACCCAAGGTAACGTGTACGAATATCTCCGAGCGTAGGTCGCTCCAAGCTCGGATCACTCTCCTTGAACTTTCGACTATATAATCTCATGCACAGACCATCTCAAGAGTTCGAGAGttcttaatttttggtaaaatgtacTTGAATATGTGATAGTTCTTAACTTTGACGATATGTACTTAGTGTTCGTTCTTTTCGGTTGTAAGTGCTTTTgcacaaaatgtaaaataacgTAAAATCTCTCCACTAAGTATGAGCCCCCTTAAGGATGGTTCTGTGCTTCGTTTCGGTAATTGCAAGTGCTAATTCGATGTTCGGTTCCTACCCTCAGTAATTAAGGCCGATTAATCCCTTAAGGATCTAATCCGCACGCTTTTTGATATAACCCATCGCGAGGTTAATATGTTTCTTTTTACGTGAACATTGATTACGTTATGTCGATTAATCAATGGTGCTCTGGAAGCATCCCTTTTCGTTCCGGATCTAAGGGATGGCGACCCAATTGAATGTGTATCTACCAACCAATACCCTGCGACGTGCTTAGTATTAGTAGCACCCCGACGAGCAGGGAACGTGTACAGTGTTGAGGCAGGAGATGTACCCTAAATCCTGTCCGGGTTGCGTTCGCCCTATCAGTTAAAGGTAATTTGAGAAACCCCCTTTAATCGATATGCTTAATCTAGACCAAGTATTAACCTACTTTTCGAGTTATATCTGCCAGAACTGCTTTTCTACTAGTATAGTCTAGCGTTAGATATTTTATATCTATTTATACAATGTTCATGACTTCGAACCCCATGAATATTACAACCCCACATTATGCATTAAATTATTATGCACAAGCATTTGTCTCGTGTTTTATTTCCACACGTTAATAAGAAATTGTATGTGTATAAAGGGTATTCGTAATGATCGTACAAGCACCTATTGAGCTAGCATGGTGCAGGAAAATATCTCCTTAGGgatatttctcagaaaattaGCAGGTAGTAAGTATTATAATAAACCCACCTTATAGTCTTTCTCATCTACCTCTCCTCACCCAATCATTACCAGTATCACTTTATCAAATTTCcttaaacaccttttttaggtgtgcctaaagtgggggggggggtctaaaaaaaagggttcaaaattacgaatatacaggaagcttaattaaaccttttcatcaagataattgaatataaacctcaaaacgttacgtttggcgcaaatcgcaagtttctagttttccaggggttcccaaaatttcgaaattacgaaaaaatggaaaactggatttttgagtaccagcgcaaaattttattgagctcaaaatttggtaggatgaaggtctttcagatactaatgaactgtaaaaatctttttaagGGGGTCAAAGgcgtaggttcaaaatggtggttccaaaattttccaaaaatcaaacctCTCCCCCCACATTTCAGATcacgagggtcgaaaataggaaaatcacctcgcatagcGTTCATcaagttcaaacagatattttacgatgaaaaagtttttgaaaataatactcagtggttcctaaaattcttttagtaatcacaactttgggaacccctggagcccaaaaaaaaacgggtcattttgggttactcaaccaccgattcgtattttggatatttattacaatattttaagagtggtccaGTTGATAACTGtcgtggggccaaaaaatggccttatcgggacattttttttaaatttttacataattatcatctttttcaaaactttacagCGAAACCAGATTTCATCAGAAGTCACAGCTAAACAGTGTTAGATACTCACAAATCGTGGCTCAACATAATCTGCGTTTATCTgaagcccaaaaaattaaatttgacctACTTCGCCCATTTGTCCAACTTCACTCCATTTAGCTTGATTTCTTTCATTTAAAAGACTGtgagttcaaaaattaacctcGTCAGCTAATGCTTATTGAACATGAATAAATACTTGATGAATTCTCGAAAAACGATGCGTGAATATTACCCAATCGGTCAGCTCTAGTGATATTGATTATCAaaggatttttccaaaaaccaaaatgcCAACTTACTCATTctttctaggtacctacatatgaatAATGTACATTGTAATGTTCCAATAGCGAAAATCCCCGCTGacctgaaacaaataaaaatatgtacaattataAATATAAATAGAATTATTTTACTCAATCGTCTTACACTTCAACCAGATCTATCAGAATTAATTCATTGTTGAGAAGAGGATCCTCCTTGATAGTCCTGAGAGGGAGGAATCCAAAGCTCTGCTAATAGGTTAAGCCCAGGGTACCTGTTGTTGCCCGAATACCCTTACGAAAGGTATTGTTTTACAGCAGTGTAAACGTTACACCTCGAAATAACTCAAAGAGCGCGATGTTATAAGTTTTACGATCTCTGATACATATAAGATATTATAAACGAATAAGGCATCAGGATAAATCCTGATGGGGCTCTACTAAACTAGGCAACTTAATGCTAGGCAATGGTGAAAATATACTGACGTATTAATGTTTCTCTGTTGGCCTCGCGAATGACACATCGAACTAATCCGATAGAGTGCACTACTACAGCAGTCCTGACActcgtaggtagtaggtacacaaCTTCTCTATAGGTGGAAACTGCGGGCACAACCCCTCCCAGTACAGCATCGACGCAATGGATcacaaagaaaacaaaattccagAGGATTTTGACCTAATTCAGTGAAGagcttcattttgaatttgaaagtaactaagaaaaaatgttggctCCGGAGGTGTCCCTATAGGGGAGACATGGGTCCTCAAaaaaggagaatttttgaaaaaatctcgtttttcgCCCATTTTGCTACCTAAACTGTTTAGGGGAAAATAAAGGtgagtacctatttgagattctgcgtcgacttaAGCCATTACCAtgaaaatccaagatcacttaGGTACGAGTAGAGcctggaacgaaaaaaaaaatttccaaaaattcccttTCTTTGAGGATCTATGTACATCTCCCCTCCAAGGGCATCTAATACGAGTGGAGCCCAAAGTTTTCTTGGATTACTTTCCACttaaaaatgaaggtctctacGGAATTGGattaaaatcatccaaaaaaattttttgcaatctaCCCAATTGACACATGTATGTGATGAGCATTTGAACAACAGGAACGAATATCATTCGTTTTATATTGTCGGAACCTCTGAACCTGTTCTCATAGATCAAAATTGTAGAGAGGAAAAacccgaagtaggtacctacctatttctcaTTGTGACGaaagaagtgaataaaaaacgaaaacgataaCAAAATTACTAACTGAATACCAACACTGCAAGTCTATCcatctttcatttttccaaGTACCTACTAGATACACGTAGTTTACATTACGGTTGATTGCAATTTACCCTGAGGATGGTTAAATAATATAAGGAGGTTTCATCAAGGCGTCTGgagtgttttttatttcatccaaaataatttcattacgTTACAACTGTAATACATTCAATTGGTTGATATAGTTACGTAGGTACAATTAAATTATGGGCGTTACAATAAGCCTTTTCATTTTCGAAGGTTTACTTGCTGCTAGGAACATAaggtgtacctctacctacattgtGGTGTGTGTACTGGTCCccttacttttttcaatgttcttcaacaacgacgatttttttttttcattcaataaataGGGTTAATAAACACAAGGGAGGGTTTGAGAAAGGGTTGCACAAACGTGTCCTACCTAACCTAACATACAAGTTTGACGTCATTGAAATCCGAACGCGTGTGCgagaatgatttttatttttcaaataagtgtTACAAGTACATAATACAATATAATAAATGAATAATATGAGAATTTATCTCTCATTCATAAATAAACGGATCTTCGTCATCCACATCAGCACTCGATGAAGGAGGAACTTTACCGCTCGGTTTGGTCACCTTGGCTGTATTATCCGGATTAGAATCGAAACCAAAGGAAGATTGTATGGAAGGAGTTATCAAAGTAGCTGGTAAATTAAAATCGGTGTTCAACTTGAAGTTATTTATACCTTGCCCTGAAGTGGATAAATTAAACGTAGTCGACCGTTGAAGCTCGGAGACACTCTGTTCCAAAGCTCGAAGAACTGGTTGATCTCGCAGCAAAGACAGAAAAGATGTAGCATAAGGCATATACTCTTGGGGAATTTGCCCCTCGCGTATGAGCTTCTCTAATCTGGCGATTTGATCCGGGATATTGATATTTGAAGGTAGCCCCAAAACATTGTTGAATAGAGTCAGCAAATGATTCGCCATGTTGAATATATCGTTGGAAAGTACGTTGACAGCTTGAGGAGTGTAGAATAACGGCAAAGGAGCGCTGGGGTATCCATTTTTCGAAGTGGGCAATAAATTCTGAAGAACGGGTGGTAGTAAGTTGGTGAATGAAGATAACGAGGATTGCCCTGGAGCGAAGATTTGAGCTCGAGTTTTGGTATCCAAATCTGCTTGAGTGGGAGCGTAGACTTGAGCTCGAGTACTAGAATCCAGATCTATCAGTTTTTTCACGTCGGTTTGATCCCGTCCGAAGGATAAATTCATCGCCTGAAATTCGAATTTGGTTATTGGGgtggatttttggtaaattaatttaaataggtattcgtTTTACTTACTCCAATAAACACCAGAGCTGTGAACAAGGTTGGGATTTTCGCCATCAATGTCATTGCGCACTTGAAGATTCTTTTTGTACCAGAGAAAACAATATCCACGAGAAATTACAATTGTTTGCAATGTAGATTCGATTTTATAGCTTAATGTTCACTTTGAAGCAGTTGCGACGAGGAAAATTTACgagactctttttttttcatgcccTTGAATTTTATCCAAAACGCTTCATTACGTAAAATGACGCGCATTTGTCGTATTATTTATGCGAATAAATGAATAACGATCGCAAGTTTGATGGAATAAAGAATACCTGCATATGCCGAAACCTATtgatattccatttttttagaaactttgcGTGGATATGCACCAAATGGGGGCCTTAAAGTTCTATCCCCTTTCTTTGAAGAATAATTCTCGTCTAtagtttttttctcaggttcggaTACATGAATGCAAgttgtgaaattgatttttgtttttgtctttttattcaatttcgtaaaaatcaTTCCACCAGACGGGAACAAAACTAGATGTGTTTTCTGTGGTGAAGAGGGAAAGGGGAGGGGACTAAAAATTTGCCATGTGACAAAAATACttaccaattttgccaaataaaattacgagtttttaaagtgaaataaatgatgaaatgacaatCATGCCAATTGATAAATTCttattttctctttcaaatttatggaagttacaaaaatggatatttttttttatttagaaaagaTATGGAAATTAAGCCAAGCAAAGAGAGTgcaaaatcttttaaaaattcgtgtttCGAGAGATaaaaacacaatgttttttaaaaatttgttcacttttttagctcaaaattttggaatttgaatgatggatttttaaaaatttcaatcttgaaaatcaaaagcaaacagacccaaggaaagtgagagcaaaagctagTTTCGAGAAGTAGAGAAACCGCGTTTTTTCAGGTGACATGTTTAATAGTAGATTTTTAAACAGTGTGCGAGAGCGAAAGCTTGCGAAATGCGAAAATGCATGTTCAGAGAAAGTGAAaatagtacatttttttttatttaaacattGCCCTGAGAGCCCTTAtggttcaatcaaaaattgtgaagcaattttcgatttttgatgatttttgtgctagttttatagtttttgtaaatgtttcatttgatacctattgaaaattttaccaatgtttcataatttccaacaatttcTCTGCCATTTGAGGCACTTCCGAcatattagattttttttttttgatttttcatttttcattgacaTTTTTATGGAATTCCAATAGGCatatttttgaagcaatttttgcattttttcagtttcaccatttttaaaccaattttttggtaaatttctggacTCAAATTTTACAGCTTTGGTACTTCATCTGCATCCAAAATTGtctatttcaaacattttttctatcttacgttcaaattttgcaacgctttcatcaaaaaattatttgttctGATGAAGTTTGAGCAGatctaattcgatcaaaatatGATCTGATCATGtcctgctgattttttttcaaagtaattctATGCATACCTAATGTTAAAATAAATGGTCAGATACAGTTACTCGTATGTTTGGAAAATTCATGGATTTGATCAACTCAGCTCAGATCCattcagatctggtcagataCCATCAGACCTCTTTTATAGAAACTACTCCGATCAAAACTTTCATCTGACCCGGTcagaatctgatcagatccaaacaTTTCCCACTGTGTGGGCTGAATAAGCTCTAATCCAATCAAAAGTCTGATCAGACCACATAGGATCtgagaaaatgatcaaacaTGATTGGTTCTGATCTGAACAAACCGGGCTGATTGATCTGATCTAACCCGATGTCCTTGTCGGAAAGTCACTGATCACCGTATCCGACCTCATTAGATCTAGTCAGATCTGGTCAATGGTCATATCGAGTTAAATTCAAGGAGCGTTTGGAATttgatctaatctgatctgatctcatcaaatctaaaaaaatgcTGCTAGGTTTCTAAACTTTATCATGTTCAAATGCGTTCATAACACTTCAACCAATTTTCAAGCAAGAAAACGagttataataaaattttgtccaattttagTTATGAATAACCAAATTAGATCAAATGAGCATGTCTGGATACAAACCCCAAAGttcacttttggatttttgacgaatttttgtatacgtacctatttaaaaattccaaaaagtagttTCAAGAGccattctaaaaaattttcatgaagtaCTTAATAATTTGATAAGCAAAGTGaatcaatgtgaataattttttcattcaattctcaCGTATCAGAAAtagttttgaaccattctgaagcctccacccaattttcaactttctccagAAACTCAAAATCACTCTGGAAAGgccgaaaatgatttttaggaCGTACAACTTTGGCTGGAGCTTATTAGGCACCCTCTCAAGCGTTTTAAGTGAAATTGCCTTGAAGTGGGCATAAATTGAACTTTAGGACCTTTTTATAacatgtgatctgtcacgagaaaaccaacctagtgtccaaaatgtaaattttacaggatgaacttttgagtctatgtatcaggcgatctaGAATTTGTAGATccgtgaaacttgcaccacttttagCCCCCACGAGTGTCAACATaatccgatattttttttcagaatcttcacattcaaggttgccaagtccaaaaatcaaaatttcccaaaatcaattttttcgattttttttggattttctgccaaaaatgttgcaaaaatgacccgagtatgaattattaatgaagaataagttattattattaaatttatcacgtttctcaacaaatttgttcaaggtgaaaagagttgatttttccagctcaagccttactcaaatttcTAAATATGGCACAGATCCTCCAAATGTGAGctgattgttgcaaaaatttgcatttcgactccccagaacatacctttcaagaaaatcaaaaaaaaaaattattcaacttttactgtagttgctctattttttgacttcagatttagggtcaagagaatcgttcgcgaacgtttcaacccccacagtcggattcagcaccctaagtactactaatatccaccatgaaaaagatatcgattttttggacactaagccGGTTTTCTTGTGACAGATCACACATTCGCTGggttcggtaaaaaaaaatacgttccattgaaaagtttgaaaataggtaattctaaaattattcaaaattttcgaaaatttaccaaacatccaaaaatgagcttcaattttaaatatacttatatattttttttaaatcgaattttcaataattcgttattttttttaatgtagacACATTTTGATTGGGTTGAGTGTGAGCGGATCTATCAGACCtgtttgatcaaatctgatcaaatcctgACATAATTCTTCAAACAAATCAAATTCATCTGCTTCTCATATAATCTACTGCCCaggaaaaaaagtaggtagcaCATTAGAATATTATAAAAAACTAGGTAcataacaattttcaacaaccATGAACGATTGAACGTAATTGTATCTACATAAACAATGCATCATAAATGTATTAATTTATTACCTACTGTATATTGTTCATATGTACATTTTATACGATAATAATCATAACACGCCTTACCCCAAACAGCGGACGCAACGAAAGAATACGTAGCACGGACCAGGAGAGGAGGTGTAATATCATCTATACAAGAAGGCTTTAGCAAAGCACACTGATACATATAAGGCCAACGACTGCATTTACGATCATAATGTATGTAGAACAACGTTATCCAGTTCGggcatttattattttaatgcgaAAAGGCTATAGCCCACATCGTCTGTTGTACTATTATCGCGACCGACGAATTCCATAGTGGATGAGATTTTTTACCACTCTCCTTTCAGCCCTCCTTCTTGATGCGACCGGACGCGAATGAGTTGTTTATTGCGTATTATCGTCGATACATAAAAGCGTAAAATATCCGATTTTTGGTgtttacgaaaaaataataaaaagaaggaaaaaaactagACCTATACAGCGAGGAAATTAGTACGTTTTATAAGCTAGGTATACGAAGAGAATAGAGCTGTCATTTATCGTCGTGGCAAGACCATTATACCAGCTAAAGAGGAGAGCTTTTCGGGCATATTAGGATTAAGTCGATAATGTTCTCTTTTTTTGCCTTTGTATAATGCGATCGTGCGAACATacaaaatgagatatttttattaaaatcgtaGAATTTGGCGCGTATGCGATACCTATTGCAATATATTTACGAATGATGGCGATGTGATGCGAAGTGTGGTACCTCGTGCCTCGTGTATTGTTAATTCGGTTATAATGAATGAGCACAGCTGTCCCTATGTGTatcttgtacctacttatatcttGCTAACCCTGTTCGAATAATTTGTTATGAAATAGATTTAGGTACTCGGCTCCTCCCATCGTTCCCCTCGATACTTtccttttttgtggaaaatatagaaagggtacctacctacttatttttgcaTAAGGCGAGCTGAACGAATTAATTGGAAGACTGATTAAGAAATTAATGTCGttaaaacatcaaattttacagaagactttcaactgaaaatgaaagtatCCGATGAAATTTTGGTCCTTAACATTCCAACCTCCTTCCCCGGATCTACAATTGATGAATAGCGTTGCGTTTGAATCGAGAGATTTATTTCAAGTAAGGCATAAGACGCTCACAATGAGagtacattttaatttttgaaggctTTAAAGAAGGCAATCATGCATTCAACGGTTTTTTGGGAAACAAAAATaggaaaacattaaaatgacAATGATGAACcgaaaaatttatgaacttGTTTTCGTTTCAGTTGTAAACCTCACACACTTGCATACCTaataaatattattaattttttcacaaattttcgcAAACATTTTTCGTTCATCTTCACAAAAAGTTGGATGAAAGTAAATAGCTATGCCAACTTTGATCATGTATACAGCTGTGGCAACCTTTATTGCAGTAAGTAGACAAAATTCTTagcttttatttcaattcattccAAATCCACATTGGGATTCCAAATTGGATGAGAGGTTCATTTCAtgcgaataattgaaaaaacataaattaagCATGTGGAAAAATTGACCATGACTGCATAGtttctttcaaaagaaaatcaaactCAACAAACGTACCTATTTGTAACCAATCAACATTTTCTCTGAATTTCAGGTCAATCTGCTCGTTTGCATTAAAGCAGACGGAAACACAACCGAAAACTCACAGAATACCAAGTCAAATGTAGATCCCTTACTACAAAAATATTCGCCAGAATTACGTGAAATTCTATCACCGGATATTTTCACACAGACAGACCCGCTCAACTACCTGCGtgaaaaagtgaagaaattgaaatacagAACTATGGAAGGTATGAATTGGGAACTATATATCAGTTGCAAGGATAACCAATTTCCTATAGCTTACTTACCCTATgcgaaacttttgaaatcgTTATTGTATTGTTCGACtcaatgatgtgaaaattttcattaacacGGAAAATGAGCCCAAAATGTCTGCGTCTCACCGACTACGACTAAATACTTCCACTCTGGATCATGAATTATCGACCTTATTCTCACCGGATATTTTTGCGGACTCAAATCCGCCGTCAGTGCTTATCGATAAACTAATTGCCCTTCCAGAAACTAGACTGTCAAGTATAGTCGAAGAGATGCGATTATCTAAGGATCCAGTTGTTGAGTACTACTTCTGGTACTCTCGTTATCTAAGCAAATTTCTGTTAGACAAGACTAGcatgaaagttttgaaagatTTACGACGATATATCACTGAAATTCAACAGTCGAAGTTATCTCCTTCTGCAGTTGGACAGAATGACCAGAAGTAGCAAGTTTCATCCCCTCAAAACTACAATATACAGACCAACCACAGGTTATTATTCCAAACTCCATCAGATCATCTTTACATCACAAGAATCTCACTACGAGTATAGTGTTGTCGTTTCAAGCTTACCTGCCATTATTGTAGAATAAATGCAACATACCTATTTGATACATGTACCAAGTACCTACGAGAGCCTCCAATGCTTGTTCTAGTCCCAAACTGTGGAAACAAATTATACGTTTGAGTCAGTTgaattttctgtttaattttgttttttgttgttttttttttcaacagagttATGCGATACGATTTTCAATTTAGCCAACctcaaaaactcgaaatttgatattattttgtaggttgtttttcaaaatctgtgatgagagaaaaaatcgttTCTATTTAATAAACATGGTCATCTGTTGTTGAGTGGACATCTTAAACatttttggagggaaaaaagcctaattttgttgaaaatatttcctcaatgAAGGTTCATAACTTATTTTCACtgcacaattttgaattatccaGTACATACTTCCATCTGTACCTCTCGTTCCTAAGTAGTTTCTGTGCGGATGCTTCTCTCAGCTCAAACAGAAATCATTCTTTGagatcattatttttgataaaaatttcaatttttaaaaagggtacctaccccccccccccccttaagaTGGGCAAAATGCTCTCAACCTCTGATTTTGATAAAACTCACAGGCTATGTTTAGtacccaaaaaaataattttcagcccATAGCACTCCTCCCACCCCACCACCTCTGccagggggccaaaaaacgcttTTTAGGGGGAAAATTCTGCAACAacccctcatagaaaatcactactagcgtcattactaaaaaaaaaccactagtaactttttcggcaagtagCGTCACTACTACATACTGACAGATGTTACTAATGACTAGTAACGTTTGTCAATAGTAGTGACACGCGCAAATTTGcgcattttgcactgaaaatcatGGCAAAAACATGTTAATGGCAACTATTTACTCGTTGACCCTCCTACAACAACGaattctccccaaaaaaattttgaaaatcaaaaaaaatttcatgcctgGGGTGGGGTTTGAACTTGCAACCGCTCACTCTCTAGTCACCTGCTCAACCAACTAAGCCACTGATGAAGTTGGAAGATGAagtgtttgaaacatttatatgcactttttagcactctggactttgaaaaatttcaagtttgatgattttttacaaaattaaaactgagtttttggtgtgttaatatttctagataaaaattaaataaatggaTATCACACACTtgtattcgatatttctttgcGAAAATGGACCCTTCCTCATCCCCTTACCCTCGttcccccctccgagggggctggtacctcaaatttttttttcatttttcaactggaatttaggctttattcacaaaaatggactttttcccgttcctctccccctccgagggggctggtacctcgaatttttttttcatttttcgactggaatttaggctttattcgcaaaaatcatggacttttttccgttcctctcccctcccctccctctccgAATTTTGGGGAGTTTTAGATTGAGGATTTCTGGTAGTTTGACTGAAATGCAGCAGAggccaccattttttttttttaaaaaaattcaagtgaaaaaatcgcattatttgtgatgtgagaagtcaattttgccactatctaattttggtcggagaaaaaaaaaaggaaaatgatctggcccaagcggaaacttttcaataattcataatttcaaaaaaaaaacatggtttttgggaattcttcaatttttatttttcactaattGTAGGTACCTGCCATAATCGTTACTAGTGTCGGCTTGGTCATTAGTAGTGTTAAATCATTCACTAGTAATGTTGAGACAGTTGCTAGTAGCGCCTAAtcagtcgctagtagcgtcaagctggtcgctagtagtgttgagctggtcgctagtagtgtcgagtTGGTTGCTAGTAGTGtcaagttggtcgctagtagcgtcagtacaaacgctagtagcgtcagtacaagcgttagtaacgttttcggtatcactagtaacttttccagaaacgctagtaattttttgaagtcgctagtagtgattttctatgaggaaCGCGTGCTtgagatacattttttttgcgaacTAATATAGTGAGAGAATATAATGTAATATATGGGG
This region of Planococcus citri chromosome 5, ihPlaCitr1.1, whole genome shotgun sequence genomic DNA includes:
- the LOC135848820 gene encoding uncharacterized protein LOC135848820; this encodes MTLMAKIPTLFTALVFIGAMNLSFGRDQTDVKKLIDLDSSTRAQVYAPTQADLDTKTRAQIFAPGQSSLSSFTNLLPPVLQNLLPTSKNGYPSAPLPLFYTPQAVNVLSNDIFNMANHLLTLFNNVLGLPSNINIPDQIARLEKLIREGQIPQEYMPYATSFLSLLRDQPVLRALEQSVSELQRSTTFNLSTSGQGINNFKLNTDFNLPATLITPSIQSSFGFDSNPDNTAKVTKPSGKVPPSSSADVDDEDPFIYE